In Coprobacter tertius, the following proteins share a genomic window:
- the serC gene encoding 3-phosphoserine/phosphohydroxythreonine transaminase: MKKHNFYAGPSILSEYTIKNTADAVINFAGTGLSLLEVSHRSKEFVAVMDEAMALVKELLEVPSGYEVVFVGGGASMQFCMVPYNLLKKKAAYLETGTWAVNAIKEAKLFGEVDVVASSKDANFTYIPKNYTVPEDADYFHITTNNTIFGTEMRYDPDVKIPLVADMSSDIFSRPIDVSKYDVIYAGAQKNLAPAGVTIAIVKEGALGNTGREIPTMLDYRTHIKKGSMFNTPPCLPVFSALQTLRYYKQLGGIKAIEKMNIEKAAILYDEIDRNKLFRGTVKEEDRSLMNVCFVMNDEYKDLENEFAEFAASKGMVGIKGHRSVGGFRASIYNAMPKSSVEALTETMKEFEKNH; this comes from the coding sequence ATGAAGAAGCACAATTTTTATGCAGGTCCCTCTATTTTAAGCGAGTACACTATTAAAAACACGGCAGATGCCGTTATTAATTTTGCAGGTACCGGATTGTCCCTGCTCGAAGTCTCGCACCGGAGTAAAGAATTTGTAGCCGTAATGGACGAAGCGATGGCATTAGTAAAAGAATTACTTGAAGTTCCTTCAGGCTATGAGGTTGTTTTTGTTGGCGGTGGGGCAAGCATGCAATTCTGTATGGTACCCTATAATCTGTTAAAGAAAAAAGCAGCTTATCTCGAAACTGGTACATGGGCGGTAAATGCCATAAAAGAAGCAAAATTATTTGGTGAAGTCGATGTTGTTGCCTCTTCAAAAGACGCTAATTTTACTTATATTCCCAAAAACTATACAGTACCCGAAGATGCCGATTATTTCCATATTACGACAAACAATACCATCTTCGGAACAGAAATGCGCTATGATCCCGACGTGAAAATTCCTTTGGTTGCCGACATGTCTTCCGATATTTTTTCACGTCCTATCGACGTATCAAAATATGACGTTATTTACGCTGGAGCTCAAAAGAATCTCGCCCCTGCTGGTGTTACGATCGCTATCGTTAAAGAAGGAGCATTGGGCAATACAGGAAGAGAAATTCCTACCATGCTCGATTATCGCACACACATCAAAAAGGGATCGATGTTTAATACACCTCCTTGTTTACCGGTTTTTTCGGCTTTACAGACATTACGCTATTATAAACAATTGGGCGGTATAAAAGCCATAGAAAAGATGAATATCGAAAAAGCGGCGATTTTATATGACGAAATCGACAGAAACAAATTATTCAGAGGCACAGTAAAAGAAGAAGACCGTTCTCTTATGAATGTTTGTTTTGTAATGAATGACGAATATAAAGATCTCGAAAACGAATTTGCAGAATTTGCAGCCAGCAAAGGTATGGTGGGTATCAAAGGTCACCGTTCGGTAGGCGGTTTCAGAGCTTCGATATATAATGCAATGCCCAAATCAAGCGTTGAAGCACTAACTGAGACAATGAAAGAATTCGAAAAAAATCATTGA
- a CDS encoding NAD(P)-dependent oxidoreductase, which yields MKILVATDKPFAPVAINGIREEIEAAGMELALLEKYGEKSKLIDAIADADGIIFRSDIIDAEVLNAAKKLKVAVRAGAGYDNIDLSTATANGVCVMNTPGQNSNAVAELVFGMTVMLIRNFYNGSSGTELKGKKLGIHAYGQVGRNVARVAKGFGMEVFAFDPYCPAEIMEADGVKPVSTVEELYSNCQYVSLHIPATAETKKSINYKLLNRMPKNAVLINTARKEVIDEEELVKIMKDRTDIRYISDIKPDNAEIFAEKFENRYFFTPKKMGAQTAEANINAGIAAAKQSVAFLKDGIDKYRVNK from the coding sequence ATGAAAATATTAGTTGCAACCGATAAACCGTTCGCTCCTGTTGCCATAAACGGTATACGCGAAGAAATTGAAGCCGCAGGCATGGAACTTGCACTGCTCGAAAAATACGGTGAAAAAAGCAAATTAATCGATGCGATAGCTGATGCTGACGGAATTATCTTTCGTAGTGACATCATAGATGCAGAAGTACTTAATGCCGCAAAAAAATTAAAAGTAGCCGTTAGAGCTGGCGCCGGATATGACAATATCGATTTATCAACGGCTACTGCAAACGGAGTATGTGTAATGAATACTCCTGGACAAAATTCGAATGCTGTTGCAGAACTGGTTTTCGGAATGACTGTTATGCTAATTCGTAATTTCTATAACGGAAGTTCAGGAACCGAACTCAAAGGGAAAAAATTAGGAATACACGCTTATGGACAAGTGGGTCGTAACGTCGCCCGCGTTGCAAAAGGATTTGGTATGGAAGTTTTTGCCTTCGATCCTTATTGTCCTGCCGAAATCATGGAAGCAGACGGCGTTAAACCCGTATCTACCGTCGAAGAATTATATTCGAACTGCCAATATGTTTCATTACATATTCCGGCAACCGCTGAAACGAAAAAATCGATCAACTATAAGCTATTGAACCGTATGCCTAAAAATGCCGTATTGATAAATACAGCGCGTAAAGAAGTTATCGACGAAGAAGAATTAGTAAAAATAATGAAAGACCGTACCGATATTCGATATATATCTGATATTAAACCAGATAATGCAGAAATATTTGCCGAAAAATTCGAAAATCGTTATTTCTTCACTCCGAAAAAAATGGGGGCTCAAACCGCTGAAGCGAATATTAACGCCGGTATCGCTGCTGCAAAACAATCGGTTGCTTTCCTAAAAGATGGAATCGACAAATATCGGGTAAATAAATAA
- a CDS encoding DUF1015 domain-containing protein, protein MAKIKPFKGIRPPKEFIEEVASRPYDVLNSEEARNEAEGNEKSLYHIIKPEIDFAPGTDEHDPKVYEKAIENFNHFQEKGWLKQDDEEHYYIYAQTMNDRTQYGLVVCANVEDYMNGVIKKHELTRRDKEEDRMKHVRINNANIEPVFFAYPDNEELDQIVSRTVSGPAEYDFTASDGFGHHFWVIDNRQDIERITEIFAKIPYLYIADGHHRTAAAALVGAEKAKQNPTHRGDEEYNYFLAVCFPGSQLNIIDYNRVVKDLNGLTEDEFLKKLSKHFDIEDKGEKIYKPATLHNFALYLGKHWYSLTAKPGTYKENDPIGVLDVTISSDLILRDILGITDLRSDKRIDFVGGIRGLEELQKRVDSGEMKIALALYPVSMKQLMDIADTGNIMPPKTTWFEPKLRSGLVIHKLD, encoded by the coding sequence ATGGCAAAAATAAAACCATTTAAAGGAATAAGACCTCCCAAAGAATTTATCGAAGAGGTTGCTTCCAGGCCTTATGATGTACTAAATTCAGAAGAAGCACGTAACGAAGCCGAAGGAAATGAAAAGTCTTTATATCATATTATAAAACCTGAAATCGATTTTGCACCAGGAACCGACGAACATGATCCGAAAGTTTATGAAAAGGCAATAGAAAACTTCAACCATTTTCAAGAAAAAGGATGGTTGAAACAAGATGATGAAGAACATTACTATATTTATGCTCAAACGATGAATGACCGTACACAATACGGGCTTGTAGTTTGCGCCAACGTCGAGGACTATATGAACGGTGTGATAAAAAAACATGAACTTACCCGCCGAGACAAAGAAGAAGACCGTATGAAACACGTACGCATAAACAATGCTAACATCGAACCGGTTTTCTTTGCCTACCCCGACAACGAAGAACTCGACCAAATCGTCTCCCGCACGGTATCGGGACCTGCAGAATATGATTTTACAGCATCGGATGGTTTCGGTCATCATTTTTGGGTTATCGACAACAGGCAAGATATAGAACGTATTACCGAAATATTCGCTAAAATTCCTTACCTGTATATTGCCGACGGGCATCATCGTACTGCAGCAGCAGCTTTGGTCGGAGCCGAAAAAGCCAAACAAAATCCGACACATCGAGGTGACGAAGAATACAACTATTTTCTTGCGGTATGTTTTCCGGGATCCCAGTTAAACATTATCGATTACAATCGGGTTGTGAAAGACCTAAACGGACTAACTGAAGACGAATTCTTAAAAAAACTATCGAAACATTTCGATATAGAAGATAAAGGTGAAAAAATTTATAAACCAGCGACTTTACACAATTTTGCCCTATATTTGGGAAAACATTGGTATTCATTAACCGCAAAACCGGGAACGTATAAAGAAAACGATCCCATCGGAGTTCTCGATGTCACTATTTCATCAGATCTTATTTTACGAGATATTTTAGGAATTACCGATCTGAGATCCGATAAAAGAATCGATTTTGTGGGAGGAATACGAGGACTGGAAGAACTACAAAAACGAGTAGACAGCGGTGAAATGAAAATAGCTTTAGCATTGTATCCTGTATCGATGAAACAACTTATGGATATTGCCGATACAGGGAATATCATGCCACCGAAAACAACGTGGTTCGAACCCAAACTGCGTTCGGGACTCGTAATACACAAACTGGATTGA
- a CDS encoding RNA polymerase sigma factor, with the protein MDEIQLIKGCKNNDSRAQRELYNTYARKMMAVCLRYSNDRETAEDLLQDGFIKVFSAIGSYTGNGSFEGWIRRIFVNTALEYLRKNDILKETVELDNPDILKEPDYSALEKISANELIELIAELPPGFRTVFNMFAIEGYTHKEIAEALGINESTSRSQFTRAKRLLQKKLEEL; encoded by the coding sequence ATGGATGAAATACAACTGATAAAAGGTTGTAAAAATAATGACTCCAGAGCGCAGAGAGAACTTTATAATACCTATGCGCGCAAAATGATGGCAGTATGTCTTCGTTATAGTAACGACAGGGAAACAGCCGAAGATTTGCTGCAAGATGGATTTATAAAAGTATTTTCGGCTATCGGGTCATACACTGGAAACGGCTCGTTCGAAGGATGGATAAGACGAATTTTTGTAAATACAGCACTCGAATATTTACGAAAAAACGATATTCTGAAAGAAACCGTCGAATTAGATAACCCGGATATTTTAAAGGAACCTGATTACTCGGCATTGGAAAAAATTTCGGCAAACGAACTTATAGAACTCATAGCCGAGCTCCCACCAGGTTTCAGAACTGTTTTTAATATGTTTGCCATAGAAGGTTATACACATAAAGAAATTGCTGAGGCACTCGGAATTAACGAAAGTACTTCCCGCTCTCAGTTTACAAGGGCAAAAAGATTATTACAGAAAAAATTAGAAGAATTATAA
- a CDS encoding porin family protein, producing the protein MHTKNNRFENLIRTKLKDFEADVPDSLWLNIENRLPEKKHVWMRPVFRYAAACAAILIGGIATYTLFFVPENIEHRIAEVRQDEIKREIQIFEPVKTEDNYISPEIEENKVIEKQQNIKEESYTAPTSIQKKILPTTTTKESRHQGNKELLATNKVQEKNKDQNQPITPKKEITDNEKYGYPADMTKEEYNQKMKEFEKIIQNNNSDFAGFNAAKNINNNGISLKLMASNSLPGSKNMANRPFTQNAAEINDGLSLYSDEEQLRFIHKVPLSFGLTVEKQLPRNWSIESGIVYTLLRSDYKTKSLSRKGKQELHYIGIPVNAIYRFARLGNASFYASAGVQADFNVSGKRTEDVENKNLKNKLSEDIRDKRIQWSFNLKAGAAYALHDHIDLYLEPGMAYYLDNSSIPNLWHDRPLNFTVQLGLRTNF; encoded by the coding sequence ATGCATACCAAAAATAACAGATTTGAAAACCTCATACGCACGAAACTGAAAGATTTCGAGGCCGATGTTCCCGATAGCCTGTGGCTGAATATCGAGAACAGATTGCCCGAGAAAAAACATGTGTGGATGAGACCGGTTTTCCGCTATGCAGCAGCATGTGCCGCTATTCTAATCGGAGGTATTGCGACTTATACTCTTTTCTTCGTGCCTGAAAACATCGAACACCGAATTGCCGAAGTCAGACAAGATGAAATAAAAAGAGAAATACAAATATTCGAGCCCGTAAAAACAGAAGATAATTACATTTCTCCCGAAATAGAAGAGAATAAAGTAATAGAAAAACAACAAAATATAAAAGAAGAATCATATACTGCACCGACTTCTATACAGAAAAAAATTTTACCGACGACCACAACAAAAGAAAGTCGCCACCAAGGAAACAAAGAATTATTAGCTACAAATAAGGTTCAAGAAAAAAATAAAGATCAAAATCAACCGATTACCCCAAAAAAGGAAATTACCGACAATGAAAAATACGGTTATCCGGCTGATATGACAAAAGAAGAATACAACCAGAAAATGAAAGAGTTCGAAAAAATCATACAAAATAATAATTCAGATTTTGCCGGATTCAATGCAGCTAAAAATATAAATAATAACGGAATATCGCTAAAGTTGATGGCTTCCAATTCATTACCCGGAAGTAAAAATATGGCAAATCGACCTTTTACGCAAAATGCAGCAGAAATAAACGATGGCCTTAGCCTTTATTCAGATGAAGAACAACTCCGATTTATTCATAAAGTTCCATTGTCTTTCGGTTTAACCGTTGAAAAACAGCTCCCTCGCAATTGGAGTATAGAAAGCGGAATTGTTTATACCCTTTTACGTTCAGATTATAAAACCAAAAGCCTGAGTCGTAAAGGAAAACAAGAATTGCATTATATCGGGATTCCTGTAAATGCGATATACCGTTTCGCCCGTTTGGGCAATGCCTCATTTTATGCTTCAGCCGGAGTACAGGCAGATTTCAATGTCAGTGGTAAACGAACCGAAGACGTCGAAAACAAGAATCTGAAAAATAAATTATCGGAAGATATCAGAGACAAACGCATACAGTGGTCTTTCAACCTCAAAGCAGGTGCCGCCTATGCATTGCATGATCATATCGATCTTTATCTCGAACCAGGAATGGCATATTATTTAGACAACAGCAGTATACCTAATTTATGGCATGACCGTCCCCTGAACTTTACTGTCCAACTAGGACTTCGTACCAATTTTTAA
- the mscL gene encoding large-conductance mechanosensitive channel protein MscL — MKSKFLQDFKQFAMRGNVVDMAVGIIIGGAFGKIVSSAVSDLIMPVVGILLGGVNFTNLKITLHEAVRNSAGEVVTPAVTLNYGNFIQVSVDFIIIAFSIFLMIKLMAKLMNQKKKEEEAPAPTPEPSAEVKLLTEIRDLMEKQKD, encoded by the coding sequence ATGAAAAGTAAATTTTTGCAAGATTTTAAGCAGTTTGCCATGCGCGGAAATGTAGTGGATATGGCTGTAGGTATCATTATCGGTGGTGCCTTCGGTAAGATTGTGTCGTCAGCTGTATCCGATCTTATTATGCCTGTTGTAGGGATATTGTTGGGTGGCGTTAATTTTACTAATTTGAAAATTACATTGCATGAGGCGGTAAGAAATTCTGCAGGAGAGGTTGTGACGCCTGCTGTAACGCTTAATTACGGTAATTTTATACAAGTTAGTGTCGATTTTATTATAATTGCTTTTTCTATATTCTTAATGATAAAATTGATGGCTAAATTAATGAATCAGAAGAAGAAAGAGGAAGAGGCTCCAGCTCCGACACCAGAACCTTCTGCTGAGGTAAAATTGCTTACTGAGATTCGTGATTTAATGGAAAAGCAAAAAGATTGA